The region GCCGAACGCGCTGCGTGAAGCGGCGGTCGCGCTGGGCACGCCGAAGTGGCGCATGGTGCTGAAGATCACGCTGCGCGCGTCGGTCGGCGGCATCGTGACGGGCGTGCTGCTCGCGGTCGCGCGGATTGCCGGCGAAACGGCGCCGCTGCTGTTCACGGCGCTGTCGAACCAGTTCTTCTCGTGGGACATGAGCCAGCCGATGGCGAACCTGCCCGTGACGATCTACAAGTTCGCGATGAGCCCGTTCGCCGAATGGCAGTCGCTCGCATGGGCGGGCGTGTTCCTGATCACGCTCGGGGTGCTCGGACTGAACATCCTGGCGCGCTCGATCTTCTCGAAAAAGTAACGGCGGAGCAATCCGATGAATATGGCAGAAAGCCACCTGAATCCCGTCGAGCGCACCGTCGCGCCCGCCGGCACGCAAGACGCGGCAAACGGCCGTCCGCTGGCGCCGCTGAACGCGAAGATCGAGGTCAACAACCTCAACTTCTTCTACAACAAGTTTCACGCGCTGAAGAACATCAACCTGCGCATTCCCGAAGGGAAGGTGACGGCGTTCATCGGCCCGTCGGGCTGCGGCAAGTCGACGCTGCTGCGCACGTTCAACAAGATGTTCGCGCTCTATCCGGAGCAGCGCGCCGAAGGCGAAATCCTGATGGACGGCGAGAACCTGTTGACCACCAAGCGCGACATCTCGCTGCTGCGTGCGCGGATCGGCATGGTGTTCCAGAAGCCGACCCCGTTCCCGATGTCGATCTACGACAACATCGCGTTCGGCGTGAAGATGTTCGAGAAGCTCACGCGCTCGGAAATGGACGATCGCGTCGAATGGGCGCTGACGAAGGCCGCACTGTGGAACGAAGTGAAGGACAAGCTGAACCAGAGCGGCTACGGGCTGTCAGGCGGCCAGCAGCAGCGTCTGTGCATCGCACGCGGCATCGCGATCCGACCTGAAGTGCTGCTGCTCGACGAACCGTGCTCCGCGCTCGACCCGATCTCTACGGGCCGCATCGAAGAGCTGATCGCGGAGCTGAAGAGCGACTACACGGTCGTGATCGTCACGCACAACATGCAGCAGGCCGCGCGCTGCTCGGACTTCACGGCCTACATGTACCTGGGCGAGCTGATCGAATTCGGCGAAACCGAAAAGATCTTCATCAAGCCGGTGCGCAAGGAAACGGAAGACTACATCACCGGCCGCTTCGGCTGATGACGGAGAACAACAGTCATGTCGGATAAACATCTGTCGAGCCAGTTCGATGCGGACCTGAACGCCGTGTCGTCGAAAGTGCTGGAAATGGGCGGGCTGGTCGAGTCGCAGATCGTCGGCGCAATGCACGCGCTGAACGAATTCGACCGCGAGACGGCCGAGAAGGTGATCGCGGCCGAGGAAACGCTGAACGCGATGGAAGTCGAGATCGACCAGGAGTGCGGCAACATCATCGCGCGGAGGCAGCCGGCCGCGCGCGACCTGCGTCTTCTGATGTCGATTTCGAAAACGATTACGAACCTCGAGCGCGCCGGCGACGAAGCGGAGAAGATCGCGAAGCGCGTGCGCCGCCTGATCGACGAGCCGGCCGCACGCGCGGTCAATATCGCGGAGATCAAGGTGTCGGGCGAGATGGCCGTGACGATCCTGCGTCGCGCGCTCGACGCGTTCGCGCGCCTTGATACGGTTGCGGCCGCGCAGATCGTCAAGGACGACAAGGAAATCGACCAGGAATTCCGCGCGTTCGTGCGCAAGCTCGTGTCGTACATGCAGGAAGACCCGCGCACGATCTCGGTCGGCCTCGAGTACCTGTTCATCGCGAAGGCAATCGAGCGGATCGGCGACCACGCGAAGAACATCGCCGAATTCATCATCTACATCGTGAAGGGCACCGACGTGCGGCATCAGCCGCGCGACACGCTCGATCGCGAAGCCAACAGTTAATCGACTCCGTACAGGAAGAACAGAGGTGCCGATGCCCAGCAACATTCTCGTCGTTGAAGATGAGCCCGCGATTTCCGAACTGATCTCGGTGAATCTCCAGCATGCCGGCCACTGCCCGATCCGCGCGTACAACGCGGAGCAGGCGCAGAACCTGATCAGCGATGTGCTGCCCGATCTCGTGCTGCTCGACTGGATGCTGCCGGGCAAGTCCGGTATTGCGTTCGCGCGCGACCTGCGCAACAACGAACGGACCAAACACATCCCGATCATCATGCTGACCGCCCGCGGCGACGAGCAGGACAAGGTGCTCGGCCTCGAGATCGGCGCGGACGACTACGTGACGAAGCCGTTCTCGCCGAAGGAGCTGATGGCCCGCATCAAGGCGGTGCTGCGCCGCCGCGCGCCGCAGCTGACCGAGGACGTCGTGTCGATCAACGGGCTGCGCCTCGATCCGGCTACGCACCGCGTCGCCGCGCACGGCGACGGCAGCGAGATCAAGCTCGATCTCGGCCCCACCGAGTTCCGCCTGCTGCATTTCTTCATGACGCATCCGGAGCGCGTGCACAGTCGCACGCAACTGCTCGACCAGGTGTGGGGCGATCACGTGTTCGTCGAAGAGCGCACCGTGGACGTGCACATCAAACGATTGCGCGCGGCCTTGAAACCGGCCG is a window of Burkholderia latens DNA encoding:
- the pstB gene encoding phosphate ABC transporter ATP-binding protein PstB: MNMAESHLNPVERTVAPAGTQDAANGRPLAPLNAKIEVNNLNFFYNKFHALKNINLRIPEGKVTAFIGPSGCGKSTLLRTFNKMFALYPEQRAEGEILMDGENLLTTKRDISLLRARIGMVFQKPTPFPMSIYDNIAFGVKMFEKLTRSEMDDRVEWALTKAALWNEVKDKLNQSGYGLSGGQQQRLCIARGIAIRPEVLLLDEPCSALDPISTGRIEELIAELKSDYTVVIVTHNMQQAARCSDFTAYMYLGELIEFGETEKIFIKPVRKETEDYITGRFG
- the phoU gene encoding phosphate signaling complex protein PhoU — protein: MSDKHLSSQFDADLNAVSSKVLEMGGLVESQIVGAMHALNEFDRETAEKVIAAEETLNAMEVEIDQECGNIIARRQPAARDLRLLMSISKTITNLERAGDEAEKIAKRVRRLIDEPAARAVNIAEIKVSGEMAVTILRRALDAFARLDTVAAAQIVKDDKEIDQEFRAFVRKLVSYMQEDPRTISVGLEYLFIAKAIERIGDHAKNIAEFIIYIVKGTDVRHQPRDTLDREANS
- the phoB gene encoding phosphate regulon transcriptional regulator PhoB: MPSNILVVEDEPAISELISVNLQHAGHCPIRAYNAEQAQNLISDVLPDLVLLDWMLPGKSGIAFARDLRNNERTKHIPIIMLTARGDEQDKVLGLEIGADDYVTKPFSPKELMARIKAVLRRRAPQLTEDVVSINGLRLDPATHRVAAHGDGSEIKLDLGPTEFRLLHFFMTHPERVHSRTQLLDQVWGDHVFVEERTVDVHIKRLRAALKPAGCDAMIETVRGSGYRLAKHA